In the Lepus europaeus isolate LE1 chromosome 10, mLepTim1.pri, whole genome shotgun sequence genome, GGGGCCCGCGGCGTCTCTATAAAAGCGGGAGGGTGGCGCGGCGTTCTCGCATTCTACAACCGTCTCCTGCGCGCTCCGGGCTCGCTCGCAAGCCCAGCGCTCGCCTCCTCTTCGCCTTCGGCACTCTCTCCCAGCCGGTCGCCAGAACCATGAAGGTCGCCAGTGGcagcgccgcggccgccgcgggcCCCAGCTGCGCGCTGAAGGCCGGCAaggcggcgggcggcgcgggcgaGGTGGTGCGCTGCCTCTCCGAGCAGAGCGTGGCCATCTCGCGctgcgcgggcggcggcgggacGCGCCTGCCCGCCCTGCTGGACGAGCAGCAGGTGAACGTGTTGCTCTACGACATGAACGGCTGCTACTCGCGCCTCAAGGAGCTcgtgcccaccctgccccagaaCCGCAAGGTGAGCAAGGTGGAGATCCTGCAGCACGTGATCGACTACATCAGGGACCTGCAGTTGGAGCTGAACTCCGAGGCTGAGGTCGGAACCCcagggggccgggggctgcccgTGCGGGCTCCGCTAAGCACCCTCAACGGCGAGATCAGCGCCCTGACGGCCGAGGTGAGCACCGGAGCCCTGGGCTACCgtcggggcgggggcgggggctggcacCGCGTCCGCTCCATGCTTTGGGGCACCTGGCGGGGCAGGGATGCCCAAGGACACCGGGAAAGTGTCTCCTGGGGAGGCGGCGGGTGGGCTGcgcctgctgcacctgccccctGTGTAGCCCTCCGTCTCACCTCTGGCTCGTTTTCACAGGCGGCGTGTGTTCCCGCGGATGATCGCATCTTGTGTCGCTGAAACACCACCCCCAGGCGCTGGCGGACCCCGGCGCTCCGGGGGGCAGCACGAGTCAGCGCTCCCGGGTACCCCCAGTGTCGCAAGACCCGGGAGAAACCAGACAGATCTACGGCCCTCGGGCCCCTGCCGAGTccggcccggggctgggggcccgCGGTGGAGGGGCCGACCCTCTCTCCACGCCTACCAGCCACCAGAGACTTTGGGGGGCATTCCCCCGtgtgtttctattttttgaaaagcggacattttaaaaaatggtcacgTTTGGTGcttctcagatttctgaggaaattGCTTTGTATTGTATATTACAATGATCACCGGCTGAGAATATTGTTTTACAATAGTTCTGTGGggggtgttttcttttttgttattaaaCAAATACTTTAGATGGTGGTGAAGTTGCAGTGACTTCTCCttgcggggcggggaggggaggggccagagcCGGGGGTTGAACTCTGACCCTtgctgcagctggtgctggggggagggggcctgcaggGCCACATCTGGACTGTGGCTCTTGGCGACCTGAATGAGTGTTTCCGGTGTctttaaagtcttttctttccCCCCATCCTTGGCCATTTCCCTGCTCCCTAGTGTCATAAAATTAAATCCTCTACACGCTGGGCTTGCTCTCAGAGTGGTCCCGGGCCATCTGGATCACCTGGGGAGGCTGTTAAAATGCAGATGAACCTGCTGTGGGCCccctctggggtgggggagcagtgaAGCTGTTGAAGTGGGAGAACCAGGTTGGGGCCTCCCGCCTCCCCCcaccaggtggggcccagggccctCTCTGTCCCCAGTTCCCCAGAAAGGTTCCTCTCGCAGCAGGCTGCCCTGCGGCTCCCAGCTTGTCCAAGTGGGTGAGCAAGTTGGCAGGGCCCGGCTGGGCACAGCTGCCGGGCCACCTGCTTTGGGTCTGCACCCAGCCGCCTCACCCTGGCCGGGCTCTGCCAGCAGCTCACTGAACCGCCTCTGCCCTGGGGCGCCTGTGTGGGCCCCAAGAGGAGTGGGCGAGTCCTGCCCTGGCTTCTGAGCAGGAGAAAGGTGCCCTGGCCCTGCGCGTGTGCTTGTGCTCCTGGGGCCTGTATGTGGGGCAGGAGTGAACTGGACACTTCCCCATCCACCGGGCTGGGTCTTCTGCTCCTGTCCAGGCTGGGGGCTGTAGGCGGGAGAGTGAATGTGAGCAGGCACATGTGTCCTGCAGATAAGTGCCTCCCAGCTGCTCGGGCTTGTGCTGCCCTAAGTGCAGTGCGGGCATCTgtgtggcggggtgggggtggggggttctgTGACTTTTCTGGAGGTGAATGCCCCCCTCGGGGGTCCTCTGCAGATCTCTGGTGGGAGGAGGAGCAATTGCCGGAGCAGCAAGGAGGCCCTGGGCACACCTTCCCGCCAAGCCCACGAATTACACGTGGAGAAACCGAGTCCCCTGGCTGGGGAGTGGGCTATGAAAGTGTCTGCTCAATGAGGCAAAGGGGAGACAAGCAGCAGCCCCCGGGCCGGCAGCCCGAGGATTTGGCCACAGGGGGATTCTGGTCCCAGGTTCTGTAACAGGAGAGGAGCTCAGAGACGAACTCCCCCCTCTCAAATTAATGGTCACGATTAATGGTCAGTGCCCCCATCAACACGAAGCCAGGCACCAGCCCTCTCAAGCATGTTCTAGATTGCACCAAACACGAGACAGGTAGGTAAATTATGCCCtcggcctcctcccctccccccccccgcgccGGGCGGCTGCTTGCTAGGGCTAACCTCACAAAATGGTCAACGAAATAAAAATTCAGGGCCGCACCCCGCGCAGTGCCTGGCACGTAGTGTGACACAGTTATACATTCTCATTATTAATTGCAGCCTGCGTGTCCTTGGAGCGTCCTCGGAGGCACACGTGCGCACCCACTCCCTCCCAcgtgggccccccccccccgcccgcaaGCCCACCCACGGGGCCGCGGCCGGGCTCCCCGCGCGCACTCCTCCGGGGCACGGCCGCCTTCCCGGCGAGGAAGGGGCTGCGGCGGGCCCGGGCCGCCTCCCCCGCCACTCAGTCGCACTCTGGATTCCACGTTTCCCTCTTTTCCCCTTTGGCCCGGGCCCAGCCCATCTGGAGGCCGGCTCGGCGGCGGCCTGGGAGCGTTTCCATCAGCTGGGCCCGAGGAATGCGGAGCTATTTAACCTGAGCATCCCCAGGTGTACGGAGGC is a window encoding:
- the ID1 gene encoding DNA-binding protein inhibitor ID-1, with the translated sequence MKVASGSAAAAAGPSCALKAGKAAGGAGEVVRCLSEQSVAISRCAGGGGTRLPALLDEQQVNVLLYDMNGCYSRLKELVPTLPQNRKVSKVEILQHVIDYIRDLQLELNSEAEVGTPGGRGLPVRAPLSTLNGEISALTAEAACVPADDRILCR